Proteins encoded in a region of the Anguilla anguilla isolate fAngAng1 chromosome 10, fAngAng1.pri, whole genome shotgun sequence genome:
- the si:dkey-193c22.1 gene encoding isoprenylcysteine alpha-carbonyl methylesterase ICME isoform X1: MKSLKLVTLGWCLKSLVTKMMSLKEHVSLPVATGVLLFGIPYSISLLVQWMYGWPNKPSYEKYIEAIRPRRIYRLTRAVLGMLKCVQYGKLYFQWRLWYKNADNHKHFKKGISFGRRSNKLDLYYCPNMDQSRAEPTPVVVFVYGGAWGSGDRGMYCLLASQMAKELNAMVVCPDYSTYPKGNVLDMVQDIADSLLWVKENGDMFNIDNVSLALIGHSAGAHLCALTTLFLVNGAKELGIEATKQREITALIKGVAGLSGVYNILDHYRHEKTRGVEYVSPMHKAMGGIENFDYYSPTSTLKTLTDDQLKTVPPFCLIHGTGDGTVPVVSSLKFSDALADLSVKVSLYLLPQVGHTEMVTDLMAPDSNCYHTVYGCIKQVFNKYTGNC; this comes from the exons ATGAAGAGTC TTAAATTGGTCACGTTGGGCTGGTGCCTCAAATCCCTGGTCACGAAAAT GATGAGCTTAAAGGAACATGTTTCGTTGCCAGTGGCTACAGGAGTGCTGCTGTTTGGCATTCCGTACAGTATCTCCCTCTTAGTCCAGTGGATGTACGGCTGGCCAAATAAACCAAGTTACGAGAAGTATATAGAAGCTATAAGGCCCAG gcGGATATACCGTTTAACCAGAGCTGTGCTGGGAATGCTTAAATGTGTCCAGTACGGTAAACTGTATTTTCAGTGGAGATTATGGTACAAAAATGCTGATAaccataaacattttaaaaag GGTATCTCTTTTGGTCGCCGTTCCAACAAACTGGACCTGTACTACTGTCCAAATATGGACCAATCACGTGCTGAACCTACACCTGTAGTCGTTTTTGTGTATGGAGGTGCATGGGGATCAGGGGATAGAGGCATGTACTGCTTGCTGGCATCTCAGATGGCGAAGGAGCTCAATGCAATGGTGGTCTGCCCTGACTATTCAACCTATCCAAAG GGCAATGTTCTGGATATGGTTCAAGATATTGCTGACAGTCTGTTGTGGGTGAAAGAAAATGGTGACATGTTTAACATTGATAAT gTCAGCCTTGCATTGATTGGCCACTCAGCTGGTGCACACTTGTGTGCCCTGACTACACTCTTTCTGGTCAACGGTGCTAAGGAACTGGGAATAGAGGCTACCAAACAGAGAGAAATCACCGCTTTGATCAAAGGGGTAGCAG GGCTGAGCGGGGTTTACAATATCTTGGATCATTATCGGCACGAGAAAACTCGGGGTGTGGAATATGTTTCTCCAATGCACAAAGCAATGGGGGGAATTGAGAACTTTGATTACTATTCACCTACCTCCACGCTGAAGACACTCACAGACGACCAACTGAAGAC AGTGCCTCCATTCTGTTTGATCCACGGAACTGGCGATGGAACCGTTCCTGTGGTATCATCCCTGAAGTTCTCAGACGCTCTCGCCGACCTCTCTGTGAAGGTGTCCCTCTACCTCCTGCCCCAAGTGGGCCACACAGAGATGGTCACGGACTTAATGGCCCCCGACAGCAATTGCTACCACACTGTCTACGGCTGCATTAAACAGGTATTCAATAAATACACAGGAAATTGTTGA
- the si:dkey-193c22.1 gene encoding isoprenylcysteine alpha-carbonyl methylesterase ICME isoform X2 has product MLVSIAKFIPEDEESMSLKEHVSLPVATGVLLFGIPYSISLLVQWMYGWPNKPSYEKYIEAIRPRRIYRLTRAVLGMLKCVQYGKLYFQWRLWYKNADNHKHFKKGISFGRRSNKLDLYYCPNMDQSRAEPTPVVVFVYGGAWGSGDRGMYCLLASQMAKELNAMVVCPDYSTYPKGNVLDMVQDIADSLLWVKENGDMFNIDNVSLALIGHSAGAHLCALTTLFLVNGAKELGIEATKQREITALIKGVAGLSGVYNILDHYRHEKTRGVEYVSPMHKAMGGIENFDYYSPTSTLKTLTDDQLKTVPPFCLIHGTGDGTVPVVSSLKFSDALADLSVKVSLYLLPQVGHTEMVTDLMAPDSNCYHTVYGCIKQVFNKYTGNC; this is encoded by the exons ATGCTGGTAAGCATTGCAAAGTTTATTCCGGAAGATGAAGAGTC GATGAGCTTAAAGGAACATGTTTCGTTGCCAGTGGCTACAGGAGTGCTGCTGTTTGGCATTCCGTACAGTATCTCCCTCTTAGTCCAGTGGATGTACGGCTGGCCAAATAAACCAAGTTACGAGAAGTATATAGAAGCTATAAGGCCCAG gcGGATATACCGTTTAACCAGAGCTGTGCTGGGAATGCTTAAATGTGTCCAGTACGGTAAACTGTATTTTCAGTGGAGATTATGGTACAAAAATGCTGATAaccataaacattttaaaaag GGTATCTCTTTTGGTCGCCGTTCCAACAAACTGGACCTGTACTACTGTCCAAATATGGACCAATCACGTGCTGAACCTACACCTGTAGTCGTTTTTGTGTATGGAGGTGCATGGGGATCAGGGGATAGAGGCATGTACTGCTTGCTGGCATCTCAGATGGCGAAGGAGCTCAATGCAATGGTGGTCTGCCCTGACTATTCAACCTATCCAAAG GGCAATGTTCTGGATATGGTTCAAGATATTGCTGACAGTCTGTTGTGGGTGAAAGAAAATGGTGACATGTTTAACATTGATAAT gTCAGCCTTGCATTGATTGGCCACTCAGCTGGTGCACACTTGTGTGCCCTGACTACACTCTTTCTGGTCAACGGTGCTAAGGAACTGGGAATAGAGGCTACCAAACAGAGAGAAATCACCGCTTTGATCAAAGGGGTAGCAG GGCTGAGCGGGGTTTACAATATCTTGGATCATTATCGGCACGAGAAAACTCGGGGTGTGGAATATGTTTCTCCAATGCACAAAGCAATGGGGGGAATTGAGAACTTTGATTACTATTCACCTACCTCCACGCTGAAGACACTCACAGACGACCAACTGAAGAC AGTGCCTCCATTCTGTTTGATCCACGGAACTGGCGATGGAACCGTTCCTGTGGTATCATCCCTGAAGTTCTCAGACGCTCTCGCCGACCTCTCTGTGAAGGTGTCCCTCTACCTCCTGCCCCAAGTGGGCCACACAGAGATGGTCACGGACTTAATGGCCCCCGACAGCAATTGCTACCACACTGTCTACGGCTGCATTAAACAGGTATTCAATAAATACACAGGAAATTGTTGA
- the si:dkey-193c22.1 gene encoding isoprenylcysteine alpha-carbonyl methylesterase ICME isoform X3, translated as MMSLKEHVSLPVATGVLLFGIPYSISLLVQWMYGWPNKPSYEKYIEAIRPRRIYRLTRAVLGMLKCVQYGKLYFQWRLWYKNADNHKHFKKGISFGRRSNKLDLYYCPNMDQSRAEPTPVVVFVYGGAWGSGDRGMYCLLASQMAKELNAMVVCPDYSTYPKGNVLDMVQDIADSLLWVKENGDMFNIDNVSLALIGHSAGAHLCALTTLFLVNGAKELGIEATKQREITALIKGVAGLSGVYNILDHYRHEKTRGVEYVSPMHKAMGGIENFDYYSPTSTLKTLTDDQLKTVPPFCLIHGTGDGTVPVVSSLKFSDALADLSVKVSLYLLPQVGHTEMVTDLMAPDSNCYHTVYGCIKQVFNKYTGNC; from the exons AT GATGAGCTTAAAGGAACATGTTTCGTTGCCAGTGGCTACAGGAGTGCTGCTGTTTGGCATTCCGTACAGTATCTCCCTCTTAGTCCAGTGGATGTACGGCTGGCCAAATAAACCAAGTTACGAGAAGTATATAGAAGCTATAAGGCCCAG gcGGATATACCGTTTAACCAGAGCTGTGCTGGGAATGCTTAAATGTGTCCAGTACGGTAAACTGTATTTTCAGTGGAGATTATGGTACAAAAATGCTGATAaccataaacattttaaaaag GGTATCTCTTTTGGTCGCCGTTCCAACAAACTGGACCTGTACTACTGTCCAAATATGGACCAATCACGTGCTGAACCTACACCTGTAGTCGTTTTTGTGTATGGAGGTGCATGGGGATCAGGGGATAGAGGCATGTACTGCTTGCTGGCATCTCAGATGGCGAAGGAGCTCAATGCAATGGTGGTCTGCCCTGACTATTCAACCTATCCAAAG GGCAATGTTCTGGATATGGTTCAAGATATTGCTGACAGTCTGTTGTGGGTGAAAGAAAATGGTGACATGTTTAACATTGATAAT gTCAGCCTTGCATTGATTGGCCACTCAGCTGGTGCACACTTGTGTGCCCTGACTACACTCTTTCTGGTCAACGGTGCTAAGGAACTGGGAATAGAGGCTACCAAACAGAGAGAAATCACCGCTTTGATCAAAGGGGTAGCAG GGCTGAGCGGGGTTTACAATATCTTGGATCATTATCGGCACGAGAAAACTCGGGGTGTGGAATATGTTTCTCCAATGCACAAAGCAATGGGGGGAATTGAGAACTTTGATTACTATTCACCTACCTCCACGCTGAAGACACTCACAGACGACCAACTGAAGAC AGTGCCTCCATTCTGTTTGATCCACGGAACTGGCGATGGAACCGTTCCTGTGGTATCATCCCTGAAGTTCTCAGACGCTCTCGCCGACCTCTCTGTGAAGGTGTCCCTCTACCTCCTGCCCCAAGTGGGCCACACAGAGATGGTCACGGACTTAATGGCCCCCGACAGCAATTGCTACCACACTGTCTACGGCTGCATTAAACAGGTATTCAATAAATACACAGGAAATTGTTGA
- the si:dkey-193c22.1 gene encoding isoprenylcysteine alpha-carbonyl methylesterase ICME isoform X4: MSLKEHVSLPVATGVLLFGIPYSISLLVQWMYGWPNKPSYEKYIEAIRPRRIYRLTRAVLGMLKCVQYGKLYFQWRLWYKNADNHKHFKKGISFGRRSNKLDLYYCPNMDQSRAEPTPVVVFVYGGAWGSGDRGMYCLLASQMAKELNAMVVCPDYSTYPKGNVLDMVQDIADSLLWVKENGDMFNIDNVSLALIGHSAGAHLCALTTLFLVNGAKELGIEATKQREITALIKGVAGLSGVYNILDHYRHEKTRGVEYVSPMHKAMGGIENFDYYSPTSTLKTLTDDQLKTVPPFCLIHGTGDGTVPVVSSLKFSDALADLSVKVSLYLLPQVGHTEMVTDLMAPDSNCYHTVYGCIKQVFNKYTGNC; the protein is encoded by the exons ATGAGCTTAAAGGAACATGTTTCGTTGCCAGTGGCTACAGGAGTGCTGCTGTTTGGCATTCCGTACAGTATCTCCCTCTTAGTCCAGTGGATGTACGGCTGGCCAAATAAACCAAGTTACGAGAAGTATATAGAAGCTATAAGGCCCAG gcGGATATACCGTTTAACCAGAGCTGTGCTGGGAATGCTTAAATGTGTCCAGTACGGTAAACTGTATTTTCAGTGGAGATTATGGTACAAAAATGCTGATAaccataaacattttaaaaag GGTATCTCTTTTGGTCGCCGTTCCAACAAACTGGACCTGTACTACTGTCCAAATATGGACCAATCACGTGCTGAACCTACACCTGTAGTCGTTTTTGTGTATGGAGGTGCATGGGGATCAGGGGATAGAGGCATGTACTGCTTGCTGGCATCTCAGATGGCGAAGGAGCTCAATGCAATGGTGGTCTGCCCTGACTATTCAACCTATCCAAAG GGCAATGTTCTGGATATGGTTCAAGATATTGCTGACAGTCTGTTGTGGGTGAAAGAAAATGGTGACATGTTTAACATTGATAAT gTCAGCCTTGCATTGATTGGCCACTCAGCTGGTGCACACTTGTGTGCCCTGACTACACTCTTTCTGGTCAACGGTGCTAAGGAACTGGGAATAGAGGCTACCAAACAGAGAGAAATCACCGCTTTGATCAAAGGGGTAGCAG GGCTGAGCGGGGTTTACAATATCTTGGATCATTATCGGCACGAGAAAACTCGGGGTGTGGAATATGTTTCTCCAATGCACAAAGCAATGGGGGGAATTGAGAACTTTGATTACTATTCACCTACCTCCACGCTGAAGACACTCACAGACGACCAACTGAAGAC AGTGCCTCCATTCTGTTTGATCCACGGAACTGGCGATGGAACCGTTCCTGTGGTATCATCCCTGAAGTTCTCAGACGCTCTCGCCGACCTCTCTGTGAAGGTGTCCCTCTACCTCCTGCCCCAAGTGGGCCACACAGAGATGGTCACGGACTTAATGGCCCCCGACAGCAATTGCTACCACACTGTCTACGGCTGCATTAAACAGGTATTCAATAAATACACAGGAAATTGTTGA